In Elephas maximus indicus isolate mEleMax1 chromosome 4, mEleMax1 primary haplotype, whole genome shotgun sequence, a genomic segment contains:
- the LOC126076185 gene encoding putative protein FAM47C isoform X1: MMFLITLYLWQGIINHAKGRSGSVLWGPGGWAFLGTVPMLHLARPPCCPRALQPTGSRLAALEPLSLQASHLAVCPPGAALEHLTPQAPTSLSVPLVPPWSPSARRLPPRCLSPWCRPGAPQPAGSHLAVCPPGAALEPLSPQAPTSLSVPLVPPWSPSARRLPPRCLSPWCRPGAPQPAGSHLAVCPPGAALEPLSPQAPTSLSVPLVPPWSPSARRLPPRCLSPWCCPGAPQPAGSHLAVCPPGAALEPLSPQAPTSLSVPLVLPWSPSACRCLPCCPSPSAALVSDLATRPADPAVLYAHPSMWALDCATLTIRRVFS; this comes from the exons ATGATGTTTCTAATAACCCTGTATCTGTGGCAAGGAATTATAAATCATGCTAAAGGAAGGTCAGGGTCCGTGCTCTGGGGACCTGGAGGCTGGGCCTTCCTGGGGACTGTGCCCATGCTACACCTGGCTAGACCACCCTGCTGCCCCAGAGCCCTGCAGCCCACAGGCTCCCGCCTCGCTGCTCTGGAGCCCCTCAGCCTGCAGGCTTCCCACCTTGCTGTCTGTCCCCCTGGTGCTGCCCTGGAGCACCTCACCCCGCAGGCTCCCACCTCGCTGTCTGTCCCCCTGGTGCCGCCCTGGAGCCCCTCAGCCCGCAGGCTCCCAC CTCGCTGTCTGTCCCCCTGGTGCCGCCCTGGAGCCCCTCAGCCCGCAGGCTCCCACCTCGCTGTCTGTCCCCCTGGTGCCGCCCTGGAGCCCCTCAGCCCGCAGGCTCCCACCTCGCTGTCTGTCCCCCTGGTGCCGCCCTGGAGCCCCTCAGCCCGCAGGCTCCCACCTCGCTGTCTGTCCCCCTGGTGCCGCCCTGGAGCCCCTCAGCCCGCAGGCTCCCAC CTCGCTGTCTGTCCCCCTGGTGCCGCCCTGGAGCCCCTCAGCCCGCAGGCTCCCACCTCGCTGTCTGTCCCCCTGGTGCCGCCCTGGAGCCCCTCAGCCCGCAGGCTCCCACCTCGCTGTCTGTCCCCCTGGTGCTGCCCTGGAGCCCCTCAGCCCGCAGGCTCCCACCTCGCTGTCTGTCCCCCTGGTGCTGCCCTGGAGCCCCTCAGCCCGCAGGCTCCCACCTCGCTGTCTGTCCCCCTGGTGCTGCCCTGGAGCCCCTCAGCCTGCAGGTGCCTGCCTTGCTGCCCATCCCCCAGTGCCGCCCTGGTCAGTGACTTGGCCACGAGGCCTGCAGACCCTGCAGTGCTGTATGCACATCCTAGCATGTGGGCTTTGGACTGTGCCACCCTCACCATCAGGAGGGTCTTCTCATGA
- the LOC126076185 gene encoding homeobox protein ESX1-like isoform X2 — protein sequence MLKEGQGPCSGDLEAGPSWGLCPCYTWLDHPAAPEPCSPQAPASLLWSPSACRLPTLLSVPLVLPWSTSPRRLPPRCLSPWCRPGAPQPAGSHLAVCPPGAALEPPSPQAPTSLSVPLVPPWSPSARRLPPRCLSPWCRPGAPQPAGSHLAVCPPGAALEPLSPQAPTSLSVPLVPPWSPSARRLPPRCLSPWCRPGAPQPAGSHLAVCPPGAALEPLSPQAPTSLSVPLVLPWSPSARRLPPRCLSPWCCPGAPQPAGSHLAVCPPGAALEPLSLQVPALLPIPQCRPGQ from the exons ATGCTAAAGGAAGGTCAGGGTCCGTGCTCTGGGGACCTGGAGGCTGGGCCTTCCTGGGGACTGTGCCCATGCTACACCTGGCTAGACCACCCTGCTGCCCCAGAGCCCTGCAGCCCACAGGCTCCCGCCTCGCTGCTCTGGAGCCCCTCAGCCTGCAGGCTTCCCACCTTGCTGTCTGTCCCCCTGGTGCTGCCCTGGAGCACCTCACCCCGCAGGCTCCCACCTCGCTGTCTGTCCCCCTGGTGCCGCCCTGGAGCCCCTCAGCCCGCAGGCTCCCACCTCGCTGTCTGTCCCCCTGGTGCCGCCCTGGAGCCCCCCAGCCCGCAGGCTCCCACCTCGCTGTCTGTCCCCCTGGTGCCGCCCTGGAGCCCCTCAGCCCGCAGGCTCCCACCTCGCTGTCTGTCCCCCTGGTGCCGCCCTGGAGCCCCTCAGCCCGCAGGCTCCCACCTCGCTGTCTGTCCCCCTGGTGCCGCCCTGGAGCCCCTCAGCCCGCAGGCTCCCACCTCGCTGTCTGTCCCCCTGGTGCCGCCCTGGAGCCCCTCAGCCCGCAGGCTCCCAC CTCGCTGTCTGTCCCCCTGGTGCCGCCCTGGAGCCCCTCAGCCCGCAGGCTCCCACCTCGCTGTCTGTCCCCCTGGTGCCGCCCTGGAGCCCCTCAGCCCGCAGGCTCCCACCTCGCTGTCTGTCCCCCTGGTGCTGCCCTGGAGCCCCTCAGCCCGCAGGCTCCCACCTCGCTGTCTGTCCCCCTGGTGCTGCCCTGGAGCCCCTCAGCCCGCAGGCTCCCACCTCGCTGTCTGTCCCCCTGGTGCTGCCCTGGAGCCCCTCAGCCTGCAGGTGCCTGCCTTGCTGCCCATCCCCCAGTGCCGCCCTGGTCAGTGA